From the genome of Terriglobia bacterium:
AGCGCCTGCTCGCGGACATGATGGACGAGAACGCGAAGCGTCCGGAGCCGCTCGAGGCTCGCGACGTGATGATGGAAGCCATGGTACAGAGCGCTTTGCGCTCCGCCGAACTGGCGGAACAGTACGGGCTGCGGCCGGACCAGATCATCATCAGCGCCAAAGTCAGCGGCGTGCAGGATCTGATCGATGTCTATCGCGTGCTGGCCGCGCGATGCGAGTATCCGCTCCACCTCGGCCTGACTGAAGCCGGCATGGGCGCGAAGGGAATCGTCGGTTCCACCGCGGGATTAGCGGTTCTGTTGCAGGAGGGAATTGGCGACACGATTCGGGTTTCCCTGACACCAGCGCCCAACGGCGATCGCACCGAAGAGGTTTTCGTCGCCCAGCAGATTTTGCAATCGATGGGCATCCGCAATTTCTCGCCGCAGGTTACGGCATGCCCGGGGTGCGGACGCACCACCTCGACCTTCTTCCAGGAAATGGCCGAGCAGATTCAGCGCTACCTGCGCGAGAAGATGCCGGAGTGGAAGACACAGTACCAGGGCGTCGAAGAGATGAAACTGGCCGTGATGGGCTGTATCGTGAACGGTCCGGGCGAGTCGAAACACGCCAACATCGGTATTTCCCTGCCGGGGACGTTCGAAGAACCCAAGGCACCGGTATTCGTCGATGGCCGGCTGATGTTGACCCTCAAGGGCGACCACATCGTCGAAGAGTTCATCAAGATCCTCGACGAGTACGTGGATTCGAGGTATTCGAAGAAGCCGGAAACTGTAAAGGCGTAATCCGACGGTTATTGGGCGCAACTAATACCCAAAACGTGTCACTCCCAGTGGTAACTATTGTGCTCTCCGTTGCGTCTAAGTAGCAGAGCATACCCTTGGCCTTTTCATTTCAGGAAACTACGTTTCTGGAGCAATCGGTAAAGAGCGCCATAATTGGTCACGCACCCTGCGCCATGGGTAAAATGTCCAACTCTGTCTATAATTCAAGAATGTAAGGTTCGTTGGAGGAAGGATTCTATGGATCCGCTTCAGAGCGGTTTCTGGCAGAAACTGAAGGCCAGTCGATTCTCCTTTTCGCTGGTCACCCTAGCCACGTTGGCCCTTGGGATTTTGATCGGCACGGTTATCACCTACGGAGTCAAGGGTAAGACCATCGACTCTTCGGATGCGCAGCAGTTGACCATCCCGCAAGCGAAGCAGGTCTCCAACGCCTTCTCCAGCGTGGCCAAGCAATTGGAACCCTCGGTCGTCAACATTAACACCGAGAGCGTTATCAAGAACCCGCATCGCGGTCTTCGCGGGCGCACCCGTCCCTCGCCTGACAATCCCGGCGGCGACGGTCAGGGGCAGGACCAGGGGCAGGACCCGGACAATCCATTCCAGGATTTCATGGATCGTTTCTTCGGAGGCCAGGGCGGACAGGGCCAGATGCCTGACCAAGATGACATGCGTTCACAGTCGCTAGGCTCCGGCGTCATTGTCGACCCGAAGGGCTACATCGTCACCAACTACCACGTGGTGGAGCGCGCCGACAAGATCCGCGTCAGCCTCATGGGCGATCCGCCGAGCGTCAGCTATCCCGCCAGGGTCATCGGCACCGACAAGGAAACCGATCTCGCCGTTATCAAGATCGACGTCAATAAGACTCTGCCGGCCGCCAAACTCGGCAACTCCGACGGCATGAGCGTCGGCGACTGGGTCCTTGCTATCGGCAGCCCCTTCGGCCTCGAAGAAACCGTAACGGCTGGGATCATTTCCGCCAAGGGCCGCAGCATCGTCCCCGGACGCCAGTTCCAGTCCTTCATCCAGACCGATGCCGCCATCAACCCCGGCAACTCCGGCGGTCCGCTCGTCAATCTCGATGGCGAAATTATCGGGATCAACACCGCCATCTACACCCAGAGCTACGGATATCAGGGCGTCGGTTTCGCGCTGCCATCGAACACGGTCGCCTCGGTTTACAACCAACTCATCGGTCCCGAGCACCGCGTCGCCCGCGGCTCCATCGGCGTTGAATTCAACGCCCAGCCGAACCCATCCGTCGAGCGCATCTACGGCGTCAAGTCCGGAGTCATCATCTCCAACGTGATTGCCAACGGTCCCGCGGCCAAAGCTGGCCTCCAGACCGGCGATGCCATCACCGCCGTGAACGGCAAGAGCGTAAAGACCGGCGACGAACTGGTCGGCGAAATTTCCAACGCGAAGCCGGGTTCCACCGTGAAGCTCACCTATTTCCGCAACGGCAAGCAGGATGAAGCCAACGTCCAGGTAGCCGATCGCATGAAGCTCTTCGGCGCTCGTCTCGGCCTCACCGATGATCAGCCGGAAGAAGACGACACGCCAAAGGAGACTAAGCTGGGCATCACCGTCCGCGACATCACGCCTGACAGCGGCAGCCGCATGGGAGTCGCCCCCGGCAAAGGCGTCCAGGTTACTGATGTGAAGCCGGACAGCTTCGGCGACAGTATCCAGGTCGAGCGTGGCGACGTTATTCTCGAAGTTAATAAACAACCAGTCACTGACGCGGCTGCATTCGGCCGTCTGCAGTCGCAACTCAAGAGCGGACAAGACGTTGTGCTCCTCGTCCGCAAGCGCGGTACCACCAAGGACCAGGGCCCAGTCTTCCTGGGTGGTGTCCTTCCGTAACTTCTAGCGGCAATCTTCTGGCTGGCGGGAGAGCATCTGAATGCGAGATGATTTCTCCCCAGCCGGAACCACTTTCGATTCGGCGGGATTTTGCAACGGCGCGGCTTAAGTCATGCCGCTAAGCCGCTAAAGGTGGAACAGCTTTCAGTACCATAGGCCCTGAGGGAAT
Proteins encoded in this window:
- the ispG gene encoding flavodoxin-dependent (E)-4-hydroxy-3-methylbut-2-enyl-diphosphate synthase → MAEIKRRKSHVVNIGGVRVGGDAPVVVQSMTNTDTADIRSTVQQVADLARAGSEIVRVTVNNDAAAKAVYPMVEELGMMGIRVPIIGDFHYNGHILLKKYPLCAKSLAKYRINPGNVSIGRKDDDNFRTMVECAVEYQKPVRIGVNWGSLDQRLLADMMDENAKRPEPLEARDVMMEAMVQSALRSAELAEQYGLRPDQIIISAKVSGVQDLIDVYRVLAARCEYPLHLGLTEAGMGAKGIVGSTAGLAVLLQEGIGDTIRVSLTPAPNGDRTEEVFVAQQILQSMGIRNFSPQVTACPGCGRTTSTFFQEMAEQIQRYLREKMPEWKTQYQGVEEMKLAVMGCIVNGPGESKHANIGISLPGTFEEPKAPVFVDGRLMLTLKGDHIVEEFIKILDEYVDSRYSKKPETVKA
- a CDS encoding Do family serine endopeptidase, which gives rise to MDPLQSGFWQKLKASRFSFSLVTLATLALGILIGTVITYGVKGKTIDSSDAQQLTIPQAKQVSNAFSSVAKQLEPSVVNINTESVIKNPHRGLRGRTRPSPDNPGGDGQGQDQGQDPDNPFQDFMDRFFGGQGGQGQMPDQDDMRSQSLGSGVIVDPKGYIVTNYHVVERADKIRVSLMGDPPSVSYPARVIGTDKETDLAVIKIDVNKTLPAAKLGNSDGMSVGDWVLAIGSPFGLEETVTAGIISAKGRSIVPGRQFQSFIQTDAAINPGNSGGPLVNLDGEIIGINTAIYTQSYGYQGVGFALPSNTVASVYNQLIGPEHRVARGSIGVEFNAQPNPSVERIYGVKSGVIISNVIANGPAAKAGLQTGDAITAVNGKSVKTGDELVGEISNAKPGSTVKLTYFRNGKQDEANVQVADRMKLFGARLGLTDDQPEEDDTPKETKLGITVRDITPDSGSRMGVAPGKGVQVTDVKPDSFGDSIQVERGDVILEVNKQPVTDAAAFGRLQSQLKSGQDVVLLVRKRGTTKDQGPVFLGGVLP